A single window of Pyxicephalus adspersus chromosome 10, UCB_Pads_2.0, whole genome shotgun sequence DNA harbors:
- the LOC140339448 gene encoding uncharacterized protein, with product MPSCIVKGCNFSWKKKDPNIILHSFPSDLNTIKSWLLATMQATKQEFENIDELCQKILMGKPKGLYRMCSQHFTMDCYYQRGMLISLKREALPTIFTSKDTIKLKTLRPKIFKPRKDDGPLPDPMLVDMSSGGVPSSVVMGLPLRVIKLKQDYPVPLPNPCLISEQGYYIHHNVIYAHTQHRSADQYDGNREVLPPRKRTRTLGTDTEYLPDQRHKTTFTNKTVGVRHKEVQTEKSNDDQQPCRCKHDEDWRLASCLHPGMKNVSSAVVSQSKIHQMATQSLPTMGRSLELPQRSGVGLLTNVNGFPESPRSRKPTEPGTSQGVRCSYPWPAIKEEKPFGTPVSCDPDTELKSRQCNDKVAIKQEYEAKEEQSGGLDIKAEDTDLARVEIPGTSSSSDPSSENKYVVFDSCLNKLLMYCRCLADDGCMGRIVKFKKYFVGSSVSVKAECSNGHRFHMWDSQP from the coding sequence ATGCCGTCCTGCATCGTGAAGGGCTGTAACTTTTCATGGAAAAAGAAAGACCCCAACATCATCCTTCACTCCTTCCCCAGCGACCTCAATACTATCAAGTCCTGGCTGCTGGCCACGATGCAAGCCACAAAGCAAGAGTTTGAGAACATCGACGAGCTGTGCCAGAAAATCCTGATGGGGAAGCCTAAAGGCCTGTACCGCATGTGCTCGCAGCATTTCACCATGGACTGCTACTACCAGAGGGGGATGCTTATCTCCTTGAAGAGGGAAGCATTGCCCACCATTTTTACCAGCAAGGACACTATCAAGCTGAAGACCTTGCGACCAAAGATCTTCAAACCTCGCAAGGATGATGGTCCTCTGCCTGACCCAATGCTGGTAGATATGAGTTCAGGTGGTGTCCCTAGCTCGGTGGTCATGGGGCTTCCTCTAAGGGTCATTAAACTAAAACAAGACTACCCGGTGCCTCTACCCAACCCGTGTCTAATTTCTGAACAAGGTTACTACATCCATCATAATGTGATCTATGCTCACACGCAGCACCGAAGCGCGGATCAGTACGATGGCAACCGAGAGGTTTTACCACCAAGGAAGAGGACCAGAACTCTTGGAACAGATACAGAATATTTGCCAGACCAGAGACACAAGACAACTTTCACAAACAAAACTGTTGGCGTGAGACACAAGGAGGTGCAGACGGAAAAAAGCAATGATGACCAGCAACCGTGCAGATGTAAACACGATGAGGATTGGAGATTGGCCTCCTGTCTGCACCCTGGCATGAAAAATGTGTCTTCGGCTGTGGTATCGCAATCAAAAATCCATCAGATGGCCACGCAGTCACTTCCCACAATGGGCAGAAGTCTTGAGTTACCACAAAGGTCAGGAGTTGGATTGCTTACAAATGTCAATGGTTTTCCTGAAAGTccccgatccagaaaacctacagaaccaggaacttctcaagGTGTACGATGTTCCTATCCATGGCCTGCGATAAAGGAAGAGAAGCCATTTGGTACCCCTGTATCATGTGATCCCGATACAGAACTCAAATCAAGACAATGCAACGATAAGGTAGCGATAAAACAAGAGTATGAAGCCAAGGAGGAGCAATCAGGAGGACTTGACATCAAGGCTGAGGATACCGACTTGGCCAGGGTGGAAATTCCCGGGACGAGCAGCTCTTCAGATCCCAGCTCGGAAAACAAATACGTAGTCTTCGACAGCTGCCTAAATAAACTTCTTATGTATTGCCGGTGCCTCGCCGATGACGGCTGTATGGGGCGTATAGTgaagtttaaaaaatactttgttggGTCAAGCGTGTCTGTGAAGGCCGAGTGCTCAAACGGCCACCGGTTCCACATGTGGGATAGTCAACCATGA